GTTCGACCTGATCCGCCGCGACGATTTCGAGGCCCTGAAGGCTGAAGTGGCGGCGCTGCGCGAGGAAGTGGCGGCGCTGAAGGCGGCCAAGAAGGCCCCCGCCAAAAAAACCGCGAGTTCAGGCGAATAGCCGACTCGTCGCTCGCTCCAGGCGTGAAGCGAGTTGAGACGAACGCCGCGAAGCAGATTAGTGTCCCCGTACGTGAGCGATTCAGCGCGGGGCTAACCCCCGCCGTCGCCGGCGGGGACATAGGTTTTTCATGGACACCCAACCGGAAGACGACGACGTCCTGATGGCGCTGGACCCCCTGGAGGTGGTCGAGCACGTGCTGTCGGCCGAGAACCTCACCTTTGACCGCACCGAGGACGGCGATCTGGCCTTCGCTCTGAAGGGCGACTGGAAGGACTACGAGCTGTGGTTCGCCTGGCGCCCTGAGGCCGACTGCCTGCAACTGTGCCTGTCCCTGGACCTGCGCGCGCCCAAGTCCAAGCGCGCCAACGCCTATGAACTGCTGGCCCTCATTAACCAGCGCGTCTGGCTGGGCCATTTCGAGGTCTGGACCGAGGACGGCGAGGTGGTCTTCCGCCACGCCCTGGCCCTGCCGTCAGGCGAGCGTCCGACCATGGCCCAGGCCGCCTCGATGATCGACGCCGCAGTGGAGGCGGCCGACCGCTTCTTCCCGGCCTTCGAGTTCCTGCTGCAGGGCGCCAAGACGCCGGACCAGGCGATGGCCGCTTGCATGTTCGAGACCGTCGGCCAGGCCTGATTGGGGCTTCAAATCCTTATCCCCTTGCGGGAGAAGGTGTCGCGAAGCGACGGATGAGGGGTCGTACAGGCGAGCGCTCGTCATTTTGCGGCGAAGTCCGAGAAACCCCTCATCCGACCTGCTCCGCAGGCCACCTTCTCCCGCAAGGGGAGAAGGACAGAGATCGAGGTAACGCTCATGACCCCCATCCTTCTCCTCGGCGCAGGCCGCATGGGCGGCGCCCTGATACAGGGTTGGCGGGCGGCAGGGGCGTTTGACGCCTCCGATCTCATCATCCGTGATCCCCATGTCGACGCCGCCGCCTTTGCGGGCGCCCGCGTGAATCCGCCGCTTGAAGCGCTGTCGGCGGCCAAGACCGTGCTCTTGGCGGTCAAGCCGCAGATCTGGCGCGAGGCCGTCCAGGATGTGCTCCCGCATCTGGCGCCGGACGCAGTGATTGTGTCGATCGCCGCCGGCGTGCGGGCCGCCGACATCTCGCAAGCTTTCGGAGGACGGCGCGTGGCGCGGGTCATGCCGACCACGGCCGTCGCCATCGGGCGCGGCGCGGCCAGCCTCTATGCCGACGACGCCGAGGCTCTTGAGCGCGCCAAGGCGCTGTTCGCGCCCGTCGCGGCGGTGGCGATCCTGCCGACCGAGGACCTGATGCACGCGGCCACCGCCGTGTCGGGTTCGGCCCCGGCCTATCTCTACGCCTTCATCGAAGCGCTGGAGGCGGCGGGCGCGGCCCAGGGGCTTGATGCGGCCGAAAGCGCTCGTCTGGCCCGCGCGACCATCATCGGCGCGGCCGCCCTGATGGAGCAGAGCGGCGAGGAGCCGGCGGAGCTGCGCAAGCAAGTGACTTCACCCGGCGGCACGACGGCGGCGGCGCTTTCGGTGCTGATGGGCGCGGGGGGCTTTGGCGATCTTCTGCCCAAGGCGCTGGACGCCGCCGTCGCGCGCTCCAAGGAATTGGGCGGCTAGAGAGCTTGGAGCCCAAACGTGGCGGAGTCGTCTTGTTCCTGTGGCTGCGCGAGGCCATGTCTTGAACATGACCGCCGACATCCTCGACCGCGCCGCCGCCGCCGCCCTGGCCCTCGCCGCCGACAAGCCCTGGAACCAGATCGCCCTGCGCGACATCGCCGTGAAGGCGGACGTGCCCTTTGCAGCGCTTTATGCGCTGGCTGACAGCAAGGCGGCGGTGCTCACCCATCTGTCGACCCGGTTCGATCAGGCGGCGCTCGGCGTAGACTATTCCAAAACCTCCACCTGCCATGATCGCCTGTTCGACGCCGCCATGGCGCGGATCGAGGCGATGGAGCCGCATCGCGCGGCGCTGATCGCCATAGCCTCGTCCGAAGGCGTGCTGGCCTCCACCGCCCGCTTCCCCCGTATCGCCCGCGCGATCCTGGAAGCGGCGGGC
The DNA window shown above is from Caulobacter sp. FWC26 and carries:
- the proC gene encoding pyrroline-5-carboxylate reductase, giving the protein MTPILLLGAGRMGGALIQGWRAAGAFDASDLIIRDPHVDAAAFAGARVNPPLEALSAAKTVLLAVKPQIWREAVQDVLPHLAPDAVIVSIAAGVRAADISQAFGGRRVARVMPTTAVAIGRGAASLYADDAEALERAKALFAPVAAVAILPTEDLMHAATAVSGSAPAYLYAFIEALEAAGAAQGLDAAESARLARATIIGAAALMEQSGEEPAELRKQVTSPGGTTAAALSVLMGAGGFGDLLPKALDAAVARSKELGG
- a CDS encoding YbjN domain-containing protein is translated as MDTQPEDDDVLMALDPLEVVEHVLSAENLTFDRTEDGDLAFALKGDWKDYELWFAWRPEADCLQLCLSLDLRAPKSKRANAYELLALINQRVWLGHFEVWTEDGEVVFRHALALPSGERPTMAQAASMIDAAVEAADRFFPAFEFLLQGAKTPDQAMAACMFETVGQA
- a CDS encoding accessory factor UbiK family protein, which gives rise to MHSQNPFLDEFAKLTQAAMGIAQTAGEEAKTAMRAQADRLAAEFDLIRRDDFEALKAEVAALREEVAALKAAKKAPAKKTASSGE